A region from the Halomonas piscis genome encodes:
- a CDS encoding OmpA family protein, translated as MKYGLGRRAMWTLGIAGFVILSLQGCTTTAGQGPAVDSYEVAFPDIDDAWQEKGTFVNIENLSQMHAGLSKEQVYDLLGRPHFQEGLFGVHQWDYIFHFRTGEAADYVTCQYQVHFDSNMQTESLHWRNKQCADFLTEEEPEEPQQVTLSADTLFDFDSAELSANGQRVVTDAGHRIQQETAAANIVVTGYTDRIGRTDYNQRLSRRRADSVRDALVRTGIDPRAIRSRGAGERNPVERCEGERVTPQLKACLRPNRRVEIEVTGING; from the coding sequence ATGAAGTATGGCCTTGGCCGTAGAGCAATGTGGACCCTGGGGATCGCTGGTTTTGTGATACTGAGTCTCCAGGGGTGCACGACGACAGCCGGGCAAGGCCCGGCTGTTGATAGCTATGAGGTGGCATTTCCCGATATTGACGACGCATGGCAAGAAAAGGGAACGTTCGTCAATATTGAAAACCTCAGCCAGATGCACGCGGGGCTTTCCAAGGAACAGGTCTATGACTTGCTGGGCCGGCCCCATTTCCAGGAGGGGTTATTTGGGGTGCATCAATGGGACTATATCTTCCATTTCCGCACCGGTGAGGCTGCGGACTATGTTACGTGCCAGTACCAGGTGCACTTTGACAGCAACATGCAAACGGAGAGCCTGCACTGGCGTAATAAGCAGTGTGCCGACTTCCTTACGGAAGAAGAGCCGGAAGAGCCGCAGCAGGTGACGCTGTCTGCCGATACGCTGTTCGATTTTGACAGTGCTGAACTGTCAGCCAATGGACAGCGGGTGGTTACCGATGCCGGACATCGCATTCAGCAAGAGACTGCCGCGGCAAACATCGTGGTCACTGGTTACACTGACCGCATTGGTCGTACCGACTATAACCAGCGTCTTTCCAGGCGGCGTGCCGACAGCGTGCGTGATGCGCTGGTTCGTACCGGTATCGACCCAAGGGCGATTCGTAGCCGTGGAGCGGGGGAGCGTAACCCGGTCGAGCGCTGCGAGGGCGAGCGCGTCACGCCGCAGCTGAAAGCTTGCCTGCGGCCCAATCGCCGTGTCGAAATCGAAGTGACGGGCATTAACGGCTAG
- a CDS encoding transposase produces MSQWLPSSKTCHGCGHRVERLPLSQRHWHCKGCGQAIDRDINAANNIRTAGLAGLACGATGAGTVA; encoded by the coding sequence GTGAGCCAGTGGCTGCCCAGCAGCAAAACATGCCATGGCTGCGGCCATCGGGTCGAAAGGCTGCCGCTGTCGCAGCGCCACTGGCACTGTAAAGGCTGTGGCCAGGCCATCGACCGCGACATCAACGCGGCGAACAATATCCGAACCGCCGGACTGGCGGGGCTAGCCTGTGGAGCGACCGGAGCGGGGACCGTGGCCTAG
- a CDS encoding YadA-like family protein — MNRIFRKVWNHSLGRLVVASEAARSRGKAGVSKKVMGTLAGGVIALPLSTLAVGALTLEDGALLENTDGNLDISEEPASGNDPKKITLDLAQAIEVANKITVDGSNDVRLDNSGLALAGGPSVKSGGIDAGGEKITNVSAGTSDSDAVNVGQLNAVKSTANQGWNVTDGTSSSNIGPDGKVTFTGDSNVTVTESGSDDDGQISVALNDDLTAASLTAGDTTVDNNGLSIDGGPSITSGGIDAGGSKITNVADGTSAGDAINKGQLDAVSSTANAGFKLQANGSDESTVKPDDTVNLKNSDGNIDVSKSSSGNDVTFDLADTVSVDKVEAGASTLDTDGLSIIGGPTFTSSGIDAGGQKITGVSDGGVSAGSQDAITGGQLFDLEEELFTDGDGIKYFHANSTKDDSQANGGDSVAIGPESVAEGDSSFAAGLGAATSSAADNGIALGNQASAEAGNSLAMGNQANAVLASGTAIGNQAQARADSSIAIGKQTLAQGDNATSIGATGDPITSLDLADDDTNLTSINGIPVTATGYPLNEDGTYNPTGSAEITSIAGVAVDEAGVNQFISALMSGANFASGKNSLSLGVGTIATGDSGVAIGDRTSAADDAVGIGHGTTAAGSAVGIGPGATASGANSFAGGKNAKVVGKGSNAVAIGNNSQAGHGGKDHPNTSQTLDPSGKSAVAVGDGAQAQMNHDVAMGEGAGSGSFGLPSADISNVYIGRNAGAGVFAGGRNVAIGADAGKDRADDSDENVAIGNKAGLERGGNYNIALGKQAGGSNAKDATGSLTTDDTISIGRKANASDSGALALGASAVASGENSLALGQESSTNGANFIALGSGSVADKNVNTPSAGAYLTGETASSILSIGSENTGTTRRVVNVAGGVKDTDAVNVGQLSQLGDEVQGVFGDDVTVDADGSLSFKRGGETTLSSYLNENGAPGGGNPGSPGANVVKYDGSTQDDITLADTQIHKVADGTSPKDAVNVSQLEEAGTHFVSVNTPKDDTNYDNDGASGDDAIAIGPTDGASGDSSLVIGRNAKAEGQYGLALGEGADSKGESATAIGLNAYADADRSIAIGEDSRVENQAGKADANSGIGVGYKARVTREHGTAIGESALSESAQGQAYGYQAHVHQESENSNAIGNIAVVNENADGANAFGDHATVEESAHNSTAIGSRANTNATNAYALGTQAQSSGNSAYAQGNEARASAINAFALGSKKDSNRTEASAKHAYAVGSGAQSEASRAYAIGADARASQATAVSGKDAFAIGTEALVNEDSAYALGNKASSIAESGYAVGTQAESTAESGYAMGTQASSEKADSFAIGSNANTDGLNAYALGNTAKASGDNAFAAGTDSVSGGENAIAFGKNAATDTTGKNAIAIGTGSTASSENGVALGTNATVSGKDSLSLGTGSLVTGDSSGAFGDPNTVNATGAYAFGNDNTIDTGANNSFVLGSNVTLNQAYQANSVVLGNNSDTHEVHTGTKATESTLNDETRVYTGPASKGNGFVSVGSEGGERQIHNVAAGEVSETSTDAINGSQLFATNQAVQQPITFEGDNGAGNAVERTLNTTLNIQGGASGNLTDDNIGVEGDGTDTLELKLAENVDLGTNGSVTTGNSELDNGGLSVDDGTNSTDYGADEIAMNDGAGATTRVSPGKVEVAGSGNTVTLDGDAGTIDGLTNKTFDAGNITSGQAATEDQLSQVNSDLTTSGLDFKGNSNPNGAVHRDLGETLNIEGGAATAGAYSDDNVKTVADNGSVSIQLAENPEFTSVTTGNSTLDNDGMTIAGGPSVTTGGIDADGKKITNVADGEVSSTSSDAVNGSQLNATNNVVAKTGNSAADVIGGNASYDDATGDLTTTDIGGTGQDTVHDAIAVAGTGWELEAAGTNGTETINPGDTATFDAGTNLDVERNGSTITYATHSEVEFDKVTADDGSGNVTEVTATGTSVTDGTDRTDYGAGGMEIAGGPSVTTGGIDAGDNKITNVEAGTDDTDAVNVSQLERQDSDLTTKGLDFAGNEGGDVHRDLGETLSITGGANATGGYSSDNLKTVTDPTSGAIELQLAESPKFGDVTINESDSGRIGGVADGENADDAVNLGQLEDVDATANEGWSLTAQEANESNVGPGDSVDLSNTDDNIEIAKADTDNDVTFDLADDLTADSLKTGDTTVDGSGVTIAGGPSITDSGIDAGDQTITNVAPGVDGTDAVNVNQLDDVSDAANAGWTVADADGNSHNIGPNGKVTFEGDSNIGVTESGSDDDAKIQVALNDDIAVDSVTTGDSVLDTNGLTVTDGTTTTTVGADNVTSGNVVVDGSQDVVSGLSNTTYDPNVDYSASDQAASEAQLGGLGDSLTSDGMNFAGDSGTDVHRDLGETVNIQGGETDGSQFTDGNIGVVADGSDTLNLKLAQNVDLGGTGSVTTGDSTLDTDGLSVDDGSGNATEVTAAGTSVTDGTDSTDYGAGGMEIAGGPSVSTGGIDAGDNKITNVEAGTDDTDAVNVSQLESQDSDLTTKGLDFAGDSGADVHRDLGETVNIQGGETDGSQLTDGNIGVVADGSDTLNLKLAQNVDLGGTGSVTTGDSTLDTDGLSVDDGSGNATEVTAAGTSVTDGTDSTDYGAGGMEIAGGPSVSTGGIDAGDNKITNVEAGTDDTDAVNVSQLESQDSDLTTKGLDFAGDSGADVHRDLGETVNIQGGETDGSQLTDGNIGVVADGSDTLNLKLAQNVDLGGTGSVTTGDSTLDTDGLTITGGPSITASSGIDANNQKIVNVAPGEIAGSSTDAVNGGQIQAAGDSLADNVLGGDADYTGNDFTISDVGGTGESTIDDAIESANTAANAGWDISAQGNNPTKVGPGDSVDLSNTDGNIEVSKTTSDNDVTFDLADNLTADSVTTGDSTLNNDGLTIIGGPSVTTGGIDGGDNKITGVADGDVSSDSTDAVNGSQLHKIDQVANAGWDVADTSGNSHNIGPGGKVTFEGDSNIGVTESGSNDNANVEIALNDSITLGEDENAVTVDGKNGKVSVGDTTMDGDGLTIAGGPSVTTGGIDAGGMQVTNVSSGLGGQSLDQISGDDLMNAANVGDLQKVAGDIGDDVAAAKTEVTEGKNISITKTTGDDGNDSYEVATSDEVDFDKMEVGSVTIDKDNVDGDGNTIIAGVGKGEVSEDSTDAVNGSQLHGVKEDIGDINSSLDTGMDFAADEGDAVNRKMGDTVAITGDDNITTRTNDDGVEVGLNRDLDVDSVTTGRTTVSNEGVTIEDGPSMTVDGIDAGGKRVTNVASGEAPTDAVNVGQMQELNKRFQQQLGGLSRRVEDVHDEANAGTASALAAASVPQATIPGKSMVSAGAGTYSGESAVSVGVSRQSDNGRWTVKLNATGDTQDNFGAGIGAGFHW, encoded by the coding sequence ATGAATCGTATTTTCCGCAAGGTCTGGAACCATAGTCTGGGACGTCTGGTTGTAGCTTCCGAGGCCGCACGTTCACGCGGGAAGGCCGGCGTGTCCAAGAAAGTCATGGGCACTCTGGCAGGCGGCGTCATTGCCCTGCCGCTGTCCACGCTGGCCGTTGGTGCGCTAACCCTGGAAGATGGGGCCTTGCTGGAAAATACTGACGGCAACCTGGACATCAGTGAAGAGCCGGCTTCCGGAAACGATCCCAAGAAAATCACGCTGGATCTGGCCCAAGCCATCGAGGTTGCCAATAAAATCACAGTCGACGGCAGCAACGACGTTAGGCTAGATAATAGCGGTCTGGCGCTGGCGGGTGGGCCCAGCGTCAAAAGCGGCGGCATCGACGCCGGCGGTGAAAAGATCACTAACGTCTCGGCGGGGACAAGCGATAGCGATGCGGTTAACGTTGGCCAGCTAAACGCGGTAAAAAGCACGGCCAACCAGGGCTGGAACGTCACCGATGGTACTAGCAGCAGCAACATCGGCCCGGATGGCAAGGTCACCTTTACCGGTGATAGCAACGTCACGGTCACCGAATCCGGCAGCGACGACGACGGTCAAATCTCGGTCGCGCTGAACGACGACCTGACGGCAGCCAGCCTTACGGCCGGCGATACCACAGTAGATAATAACGGCCTGTCGATTGACGGCGGGCCCAGCATCACCAGTGGCGGCATCGACGCCGGCGGTAGCAAGATCACCAACGTTGCCGACGGCACAAGTGCAGGTGATGCGATCAACAAGGGCCAGCTGGATGCGGTAAGCAGCACCGCCAACGCTGGTTTTAAGCTACAGGCCAACGGCAGCGACGAGTCCACGGTTAAACCAGACGATACCGTTAATCTCAAGAACAGCGACGGTAATATCGACGTTTCCAAGAGCTCGTCGGGAAACGACGTAACCTTCGATCTAGCGGATACGGTCTCCGTGGATAAGGTCGAGGCGGGCGCTAGTACGCTCGATACCGATGGACTGTCTATAATCGGCGGTCCGACGTTTACCAGCAGCGGCATCGATGCCGGCGGCCAGAAGATTACCGGCGTGTCTGATGGCGGTGTCAGCGCTGGCAGCCAGGATGCCATTACGGGCGGACAGCTTTTCGATCTCGAAGAGGAGCTGTTCACCGACGGCGATGGCATCAAGTACTTCCACGCCAATTCCACCAAGGATGATTCTCAAGCCAACGGCGGCGATTCGGTCGCCATCGGCCCGGAGTCCGTCGCAGAGGGTGATAGCAGCTTTGCTGCCGGGCTTGGTGCCGCGACTAGCAGTGCGGCAGACAACGGCATTGCCTTGGGTAACCAGGCCAGTGCCGAGGCGGGCAATAGCCTGGCAATGGGCAACCAGGCCAATGCGGTCCTGGCGTCGGGGACGGCCATAGGTAACCAGGCCCAGGCACGCGCGGACAGCTCGATCGCCATCGGCAAACAAACCCTGGCCCAGGGTGATAATGCCACCTCGATCGGCGCCACCGGCGATCCCATCACGTCTCTGGACCTGGCCGACGACGATACCAATCTGACGTCAATCAACGGCATACCGGTGACGGCAACAGGCTATCCGCTCAACGAAGACGGAACCTACAATCCGACCGGCTCCGCCGAGATTACCTCAATCGCCGGGGTGGCGGTCGATGAAGCCGGCGTCAATCAGTTTATTAGTGCGCTTATGTCTGGCGCTAACTTCGCCTCGGGGAAGAATAGCCTGTCGCTGGGCGTCGGCACCATCGCGACCGGCGACTCCGGCGTTGCCATCGGCGACAGAACCAGTGCCGCAGACGATGCGGTCGGCATCGGCCACGGCACGACCGCCGCCGGCAGCGCCGTGGGCATCGGCCCCGGCGCCACGGCGAGTGGCGCCAACAGCTTCGCCGGCGGCAAGAATGCCAAGGTAGTCGGCAAAGGCAGCAACGCCGTGGCCATCGGCAATAACAGCCAGGCGGGGCATGGGGGCAAAGACCACCCGAACACCAGCCAGACACTTGATCCTAGTGGCAAAAGTGCGGTTGCCGTCGGCGACGGTGCTCAGGCGCAGATGAATCACGACGTGGCCATGGGTGAGGGCGCCGGCTCGGGGTCATTCGGGCTTCCCTCTGCCGACATCAGCAACGTCTATATCGGGCGCAATGCCGGCGCCGGCGTGTTCGCCGGTGGTCGTAACGTGGCCATCGGTGCCGACGCGGGTAAGGACCGTGCCGATGACAGTGATGAAAACGTCGCCATCGGCAATAAGGCCGGTCTCGAGCGGGGCGGCAACTACAATATCGCCCTTGGCAAACAGGCGGGCGGCAGCAACGCGAAGGATGCAACTGGCTCTCTGACAACCGACGACACGATTTCCATCGGTCGAAAGGCCAATGCGTCCGATAGCGGGGCTCTGGCGCTGGGCGCGAGTGCGGTAGCGTCCGGTGAGAACAGCCTGGCACTGGGGCAAGAGAGCTCTACCAACGGTGCAAACTTCATTGCCCTCGGAAGTGGTTCGGTAGCCGACAAGAATGTCAACACGCCTTCAGCCGGCGCCTACCTGACCGGCGAAACGGCGAGCTCGATTCTGTCGATTGGCAGTGAAAATACCGGTACAACCCGCCGAGTCGTCAATGTGGCCGGCGGTGTGAAGGACACCGATGCCGTCAACGTGGGGCAGTTAAGCCAGCTGGGCGATGAGGTCCAGGGTGTTTTCGGCGACGACGTCACCGTTGACGCCGACGGCAGCCTGTCATTTAAACGGGGCGGCGAGACAACGCTGTCATCCTACCTCAATGAGAACGGCGCCCCGGGCGGTGGCAACCCTGGATCACCGGGTGCCAATGTCGTCAAGTATGACGGCAGCACCCAGGACGATATTACCCTAGCCGATACGCAGATCCACAAGGTGGCAGATGGCACCAGCCCCAAGGATGCCGTCAATGTCAGCCAGCTCGAGGAGGCCGGGACGCACTTCGTCAGCGTCAACACCCCAAAAGACGATACAAACTATGACAATGACGGCGCCAGCGGTGACGACGCGATCGCCATCGGCCCGACGGACGGGGCCAGCGGCGATTCGAGTTTGGTGATTGGACGCAATGCCAAAGCAGAGGGGCAGTATGGTCTGGCGCTTGGTGAGGGGGCCGATAGCAAGGGCGAAAGTGCGACTGCCATTGGCTTGAATGCATATGCTGATGCCGACCGGTCTATTGCCATTGGTGAAGACTCGAGAGTCGAGAATCAGGCGGGTAAGGCCGATGCGAATAGCGGCATCGGCGTTGGCTACAAGGCTCGGGTAACTCGCGAGCATGGCACGGCCATTGGCGAATCTGCGCTAAGCGAATCGGCTCAGGGACAGGCGTATGGCTATCAGGCTCACGTGCACCAGGAGTCAGAGAATAGCAACGCCATCGGCAACATCGCGGTGGTCAATGAAAACGCCGATGGCGCCAACGCCTTTGGTGATCATGCCACCGTAGAAGAGAGCGCGCATAACTCCACCGCGATCGGGAGCCGGGCCAACACCAATGCGACCAATGCCTATGCTTTGGGCACCCAGGCCCAATCCAGCGGCAATAGCGCCTACGCCCAGGGCAACGAGGCGCGCGCGTCCGCGATCAATGCCTTTGCGCTGGGCAGCAAGAAAGACTCAAATAGAACAGAAGCCTCTGCCAAACATGCCTACGCCGTCGGCAGCGGCGCGCAGTCCGAAGCCAGCAGAGCCTACGCCATTGGTGCCGATGCTCGGGCCAGCCAGGCGACAGCCGTCAGCGGCAAGGACGCCTTCGCTATCGGCACCGAAGCCCTCGTTAATGAGGACAGCGCCTACGCCTTGGGTAACAAGGCCAGCTCCATCGCCGAAAGCGGCTATGCCGTAGGTACCCAGGCCGAGTCTACCGCGGAGAGCGGCTATGCCATGGGCACGCAGGCGTCTTCCGAAAAGGCGGATTCCTTTGCCATTGGCTCCAATGCCAATACCGACGGCCTTAACGCCTACGCGCTGGGTAATACGGCCAAGGCAAGCGGTGACAACGCCTTCGCGGCCGGTACCGACAGCGTCTCCGGCGGCGAAAATGCCATCGCGTTTGGCAAGAACGCCGCAACCGATACAACCGGCAAGAACGCCATCGCCATCGGTACCGGGAGCACGGCCAGCAGCGAGAACGGCGTGGCGCTGGGTACTAACGCAACGGTTAGCGGCAAGGATTCGCTCAGTCTGGGCACCGGTAGTCTCGTCACAGGCGACAGTTCCGGCGCTTTCGGCGATCCCAACACGGTTAACGCAACCGGCGCCTACGCCTTCGGCAACGACAACACCATCGATACCGGTGCGAACAATAGCTTCGTACTGGGCAGCAATGTGACGCTGAATCAGGCCTATCAGGCCAACAGCGTGGTGCTCGGCAATAATTCCGATACGCATGAAGTTCACACGGGCACCAAGGCGACGGAATCGACCCTCAATGATGAGACCCGTGTTTACACAGGCCCGGCCTCAAAAGGCAACGGCTTCGTCAGCGTCGGCAGCGAAGGCGGCGAGCGCCAGATTCATAATGTGGCCGCCGGCGAAGTGAGCGAGACCAGCACCGACGCCATCAACGGCAGCCAGCTTTTTGCCACCAATCAGGCCGTGCAGCAGCCCATCACCTTCGAAGGCGACAATGGCGCCGGCAATGCCGTCGAGCGCACCCTGAATACCACGCTGAACATCCAGGGCGGTGCCAGTGGCAACCTGACCGACGACAATATCGGCGTCGAAGGCGACGGGACCGACACCCTAGAGCTCAAGCTGGCCGAAAACGTCGATCTGGGCACTAACGGCAGTGTTACCACTGGCAACAGCGAGCTGGATAACGGCGGGTTGAGCGTCGATGACGGCACCAACAGCACTGATTATGGCGCCGATGAAATCGCCATGAACGACGGTGCCGGTGCGACCACCAGGGTAAGCCCCGGCAAGGTCGAAGTCGCAGGTTCAGGCAATACGGTCACGCTGGATGGTGACGCCGGTACTATTGACGGCTTGACCAACAAGACGTTCGATGCGGGAAACATCACTTCCGGGCAAGCGGCTACCGAAGACCAGCTCAGCCAGGTCAATAGCGACTTGACCACGAGCGGCCTGGACTTCAAGGGCAACAGCAATCCCAACGGAGCGGTTCACAGGGACTTGGGCGAGACGCTGAACATCGAGGGCGGAGCCGCAACCGCCGGCGCGTACAGCGACGACAACGTCAAGACAGTCGCCGACAATGGCAGCGTCTCGATTCAGCTGGCCGAGAACCCCGAGTTCACTAGCGTCACCACCGGCAACAGCACGCTGGACAACGACGGCATGACCATCGCCGGCGGGCCGAGCGTGACCACCGGCGGTATCGATGCGGATGGCAAGAAGATCACCAACGTCGCCGACGGCGAGGTGAGCAGCACCAGCAGCGATGCGGTGAACGGCAGCCAGCTCAACGCCACCAACAACGTCGTTGCCAAGACCGGCAACAGTGCGGCCGATGTGATCGGCGGCAACGCCAGCTACGACGATGCGACCGGCGACCTGACCACCACCGACATTGGCGGCACCGGTCAAGATACCGTCCACGACGCGATTGCCGTCGCCGGTACCGGTTGGGAGCTGGAAGCAGCCGGTACCAACGGTACCGAGACCATCAACCCGGGCGATACTGCTACGTTCGATGCCGGCACCAATCTGGATGTCGAGCGCAACGGCAGCACCATCACCTACGCCACGCACTCCGAGGTCGAGTTCGACAAGGTGACCGCCGACGACGGCAGCGGCAACGTCACCGAGGTGACCGCGACCGGCACCAGCGTCACCGACGGCACCGACCGCACCGACTACGGTGCCGGCGGCATGGAGATTGCCGGCGGACCCAGCGTGACCACCGGCGGCATCGATGCGGGTGACAACAAGATCACCAACGTCGAGGCTGGCACGGATGACACCGACGCGGTCAACGTCAGCCAGCTGGAGCGTCAGGACAGCGACCTGACCACCAAGGGCCTGGACTTCGCCGGCAACGAAGGCGGCGATGTGCATCGCGACCTGGGCGAGACGCTGTCGATTACCGGCGGTGCCAACGCCACCGGCGGTTACAGCAGCGATAATCTCAAGACGGTCACCGACCCGACGTCCGGGGCCATCGAGCTGCAGCTGGCCGAGTCGCCGAAGTTCGGCGACGTGACCATCAACGAGAGCGACAGCGGTCGCATCGGCGGCGTCGCCGACGGCGAGAATGCCGACGATGCGGTCAATCTGGGTCAGCTGGAGGACGTGGACGCCACGGCCAACGAAGGCTGGAGCCTGACAGCTCAAGAAGCGAATGAGAGCAATGTCGGGCCAGGCGACAGCGTCGACCTGAGCAACACCGACGACAACATCGAGATCGCCAAGGCCGATACGGATAACGACGTCACCTTCGATCTGGCCGACGACCTCACAGCCGACAGCCTGAAGACCGGCGATACCACGGTTGATGGCAGCGGCGTAACGATTGCTGGTGGGCCGAGCATTACTGACAGCGGCATCGATGCCGGTGATCAGACCATCACCAATGTGGCTCCGGGGGTAGACGGGACCGACGCGGTCAACGTCAATCAGCTGGACGATGTCAGCGATGCGGCCAACGCCGGCTGGACCGTGGCCGATGCCGACGGCAACAGCCACAACATTGGGCCGAACGGCAAGGTGACCTTCGAGGGCGACAGCAACATCGGCGTGACCGAATCCGGCAGCGACGACGATGCCAAAATCCAGGTAGCGCTGAACGACGACATTGCCGTCGACAGCGTGACCACCGGCGACAGCGTGCTCGACACCAACGGGCTGACGGTGACCGATGGCACCACGACCACCACGGTCGGGGCGGACAACGTCACCAGCGGCAACGTCGTGGTGGATGGCAGCCAAGACGTGGTCAGTGGCCTGTCGAACACCACCTATGATCCCAATGTGGATTACAGCGCGAGCGATCAGGCGGCGAGCGAAGCGCAGCTGGGCGGTCTCGGTGATAGCCTGACCAGCGACGGCATGAACTTCGCCGGCGACAGCGGCACCGACGTGCACCGCGACCTGGGCGAGACTGTCAATATTCAGGGCGGCGAGACCGATGGCAGCCAGTTCACCGACGGCAACATCGGCGTGGTCGCCGACGGCAGCGATACCCTGAACCTGAAGCTGGCCCAGAACGTCGATCTCGGCGGCACCGGTAGCGTCACCACCGGTGACAGCACGCTGGACACCGACGGCCTGAGCGTCGACGACGGCAGCGGCAACGCCACCGAGGTGACCGCGGCCGGCACCAGCGTCACCGACGGCACCGACAGCACCGACTACGGCGCCGGCGGCATGGAGATTGCCGGCGGACCTAGCGTGAGCACCGGCGGCATCGATGCGGGTGATAACAAGATCACCAACGTCGAGGCCGGCACGGATGACACCGACGCGGTCAACGTCAGCCAGCTGGAGAGCCAGGACAGCGACCTGACCACCAAGGGGCTGGACTTCGCCGGCGACAGCGGCGCCGACGTGCATCGCGATCTGGGTGAAACCGTCAATATCCAGGGCGGCGAGACCGATGGCAGCCAGCTCACCGACGGCAACATCGGCGTGGTCGCCGACGGCAGCGATACCCTGAACCTGAAGCTGGCCCAGAACGTCGATCTCGGCGGCACCGGTAGCGTCACCACCGGTGACAGCACGCTGGACACCGACGGCCTGAGCGTCGACGACGGCAGCGGCAACGCCACCGAGGTGACCGCGGCCGGTACCAGCGTCACCGACGGCACCGACAGCACCGACTACGGCGCCGGCGGCATGGAGATTGCTGGCGGACCTAGCGTGAGCACCGGCGGCATCGATGCGGGTGATAACAAGATCACCAACGTCGAGGCCGGCACGGATGACACCGACGCGGTCAACGTCAGCCAGCTGGAGAGCCAGGACAGTGACCTGACCACCAAGGGGCTGGACTTCGCCGGCGACAGCGGCGCCGACGTGCATCGCGATCTGGGTGAAACCGTCAATATCCAGGGCGGCGAGACCGATGGCAGCCAGCTCACCGACGGCAACATCGGCGTGGTCGCCGACGGCAGCGATACCCTGAACCTGAAGCTGGCCCAGAACGTCGATCTCGGCGGTACCGGCAGCGTGACCACCGGCGACAGCACGCTGGACACCGATGGCCTGACGATTACCGGCGGTCCGAGCATAACCGCCAGCAGCGGTATCGACGCCAACAACCAGAAGATCGTTAACGTTGCCCCGGGCGAGATCGCGGGTAGCAGCACAGACGCCGTCAACGGCGGTCAGATCCAGGCCGCAGGCGACAGCCTAGCCGATAACGTGCTGGGCGGTGATGCCGACTACACCGGCAACGACTTCACCATAAGTGACGTGGGCGGTACCGGCGAGAGCACCATCGATGACGCCATCGAGTCGGCCAACACCGCGGCCAACGCCGGCTGGGACATCAGCGCCCAGGGCAACAACCCGACCAAAGTGGGCCCGGGCGACAGCGTCGACCTGAGCAATACCGACGGCAACATCGAGGTCAGCAAGACGACCAGTGACAACGACGTGACCTTCGATCTGGCCGACAACCTTACAGCTGACAGCGTGACCACCGGTGATAGCACGCTGAACAACGACGGCCTGACGATTATCGGCGGACCCAGCGTGACCACCGGCGGCATCGATGGCGGTGACAACAAGATTACCGGCGTTGCTGACGGCGATGTGAGCAGCGACAGCACTGACGCGGTGAACGGCAGTCAGCTGCATAAGATTGATCAGGTGGCTAACGCCGGTTGGGACGTGGCCGACACCAGTGGCAACAGCCACAATATCGGCCCGGGCGGCAAGGTGACCTTCGAGGGTGACAGCAACATCGGTGTCACCGAGTCCGGCAGCAACGATAATGCCAACGTCGAGATAGCGCTGAATGACTCCATCACCCTGGGTGAGGATGAGAATGCGGTTACCGTCGATGGTAAAAATGGAAAAGTCAGTGTGGGGGATACCACCATGGACGGCGATGGTCTGACAATTGCTGGCGGTCCGAGCGTAACGACCGGCGGTATTGATGCCGGCGGCATGCAGGTGACCAATGTGAGCAGTGGCCTGGGCGGCCAGTCGCTCGATCAGATCAGCGGTGATGACCTGATGAATGCCGCGAACGTGGGTGACCTTCAGAAAGTGGCCGGTGACATCGGCGACGATGTGGCGGCGGCCAAGACCGAGGTCACAGAGGGTAAGAATATCTCCATCACGAAGACAACTGGTGATGACGGCAACGACAGTTACGAGGTGGCTACGTCGGATGAAGTTGACTTCGACAAGATGGAGGTAGGCTCTGTCACTATCGACAAGGACAATGTCGATGGCGATGGCAACACTATTATTGCCGGTGTTGGCAAGGGTGAAGTCAGCGAAGACAGCACCGATGCGGTCAACGGTAGCCAGCTGCACGGCGTCAAGGAAGATATCGGAGATATCAATAGTTCACTGGATACCGGCATGGACTTCGCCGCTGACGAAGGCGACGCGGTCAACCGTAAGATGGGCGATACCGTGGCTATTACCGGTGATGACAACATCACTACGCGCACCAATGACGACGGTGTGGAAGTGGGGCTGAACCGAGATCTGGATGTCGACAGCGTCACCACGGGAAGAACAACCGTCAGTAACGAGGGCGTGACGATCGAGGACGGTCCGAGCATGACCGTTGACGGTATCGACGCCGGAGGCAAGCGCGTCACCAATGTTGCTTCCGGTGAAGCACCGACCGATGCAGTCAACGTCGGGCAGATGCAGGAGCTCAACAAACGCTTCCAGCAGCAGCTTGGCGGCCTCAGCCGGCGCGTGGAGGACGTTCATGACGAAGCCAATGCGGGTACTGCAAGTGCTCTGGCAGCGGCTTCTGTTCCGCAGGCCACGATACCCGGTAAAAGCATGGTTTCCGCCGGGGCAGGTACCTACAGCGGTGAATCGGCTGTTTCCGTCGGCGTGTCGCGCCAGTCGGATAACGGACGTTGGACAGTCAAGCTGAATGCCACCGGGGATACCCAGGATAACTTTGGTGCCGGTATTGGCGCCGGTTTCCACTGGTAA